From Scleropages formosus chromosome 1, fSclFor1.1, whole genome shotgun sequence, a single genomic window includes:
- the dnajc5ga gene encoding dnaJ (Hsp40) homolog, subfamily C, member 5 gamma a isoform X1, whose product MAESNRPQRKMSTSGESLYKTLGLEKGASAEDIKRAYRKLALKYHPDKNPDNPEAAEKFKEINNANSILTDDTKRKIYDEYGSMGLYVSEQFGEESVKYYFLMSKWWFKALALCCGIFTCCCCCCCCCFCCGRCKPPEDEENYQYVDPEDLEAQIKAEQDGGQNAPIVIQPHSTASDLEPSQNAAGQHTSTIPN is encoded by the exons ATGGCAGAGTCAAACAGGCCCCAGAGGAAGATGTCCACATCAGGAGAGAGCCTCTACAAGACATTAGGTCTGGAGAAGGGAGCATCTGCGGAGGACATCAAACGGGCCTACAG GAAGCTGGCGTTGAAGTACCACCCGGACAAGAACCCAGACAACCCCGAGGCGGCAGAAAAGTTCAAGGAGATCAACAATGCCAACTCTATCCTCACTGATGACACCAAGCGCAAGATCTACGATGAGTACGGCTCTATGGGGCTCTACGTGTCGGAGCAGTTCGGGGAGGAGAGCGTCAAGTACTACTTCCTCATGTCCAAGTGGTGGTTCAAG GCTCTGGCTCTGTGCTGTGGGAtcttcacctgctgctgctgctgttgctgctgctgtttctgctgcGGCCGCTGCAAGCCTCCAGAAGATGAGGAGAACTACCAGTACGTGGACCCTGAGGACCTCGAGGCGCAAATCAAGGCCGAGCAGGACGGAG GTCAAAATGCCCCCATCGTGATCCAGCCCCATTCCACTGCCAGTGACTTGGAGCCCTCCCAGAATGCCGCTGGCCAGCACACTTCCACAATCCCGAATTAG
- the dnajc5ga gene encoding dnaJ (Hsp40) homolog, subfamily C, member 5 gamma a isoform X3, with amino-acid sequence MAESNRPQRKMSTSGESLYKTLGLEKGASAEDIKRAYRKLALKYHPDKNPDNPEAAEKFKEINNANSILTDDTKRKIYDEYGSMGLYVSEQFGEESVKYYFLMSKWWFKALALCCGIFTCCCCCCCCCFCCGRCKPPEDEENYQYVDPEDLEAQIKAEQDGGDTVIVVQPIPSPAPENPCETLPEAK; translated from the exons ATGGCAGAGTCAAACAGGCCCCAGAGGAAGATGTCCACATCAGGAGAGAGCCTCTACAAGACATTAGGTCTGGAGAAGGGAGCATCTGCGGAGGACATCAAACGGGCCTACAG GAAGCTGGCGTTGAAGTACCACCCGGACAAGAACCCAGACAACCCCGAGGCGGCAGAAAAGTTCAAGGAGATCAACAATGCCAACTCTATCCTCACTGATGACACCAAGCGCAAGATCTACGATGAGTACGGCTCTATGGGGCTCTACGTGTCGGAGCAGTTCGGGGAGGAGAGCGTCAAGTACTACTTCCTCATGTCCAAGTGGTGGTTCAAG GCTCTGGCTCTGTGCTGTGGGAtcttcacctgctgctgctgctgttgctgctgctgtttctgctgcGGCCGCTGCAAGCCTCCAGAAGATGAGGAGAACTACCAGTACGTGGACCCTGAGGACCTCGAGGCGCAAATCAAGGCCGAGCAGGACGGAG GTGATACTGTAATAGTGGTACAGCCTATACCCAGCCCAGCCCCGGAGAACCCATGCGAAACCCTGCCGGAGGCCAAGTGA
- the dnajc5ga gene encoding dnaJ (Hsp40) homolog, subfamily C, member 5 gamma a isoform X2: protein MAESNRPQRKMSTSGESLYKTLGLEKGASAEDIKRAYRKLALKYHPDKNPDNPEAAEKFKEINNANSILTDDTKRKIYDEYGSMGLYVSEQFGEESVKYYFLMSKWWFKALALCCGIFTCCCCCCCCCFCCGRCKPPEDEENYQYVDPEDLEAQIKAEQDGAGDTVIVVQPIPSPAPENPCETLPEAK from the exons ATGGCAGAGTCAAACAGGCCCCAGAGGAAGATGTCCACATCAGGAGAGAGCCTCTACAAGACATTAGGTCTGGAGAAGGGAGCATCTGCGGAGGACATCAAACGGGCCTACAG GAAGCTGGCGTTGAAGTACCACCCGGACAAGAACCCAGACAACCCCGAGGCGGCAGAAAAGTTCAAGGAGATCAACAATGCCAACTCTATCCTCACTGATGACACCAAGCGCAAGATCTACGATGAGTACGGCTCTATGGGGCTCTACGTGTCGGAGCAGTTCGGGGAGGAGAGCGTCAAGTACTACTTCCTCATGTCCAAGTGGTGGTTCAAG GCTCTGGCTCTGTGCTGTGGGAtcttcacctgctgctgctgctgttgctgctgctgtttctgctgcGGCCGCTGCAAGCCTCCAGAAGATGAGGAGAACTACCAGTACGTGGACCCTGAGGACCTCGAGGCGCAAATCAAGGCCGAGCAGGACGGAG CAGGTGATACTGTAATAGTGGTACAGCCTATACCCAGCCCAGCCCCGGAGAACCCATGCGAAACCCTGCCGGAGGCCAAGTGA